A genome region from Crossiella equi includes the following:
- a CDS encoding RNA polymerase sigma factor → MGTPNVEQTVERTFGHLRTLDGAGGPQTPEAPLTLEDLYRQHRMRLVRLAILLVDDPATAEDVVQEAFTGLHRNWSGLRDGAAAVGYLRTAVVNGSRSVLRRRKTAREYQPPHLTTARSAESLAMLTAEHQAVVSALGQLPPRQREVLVLRYYGGLSEQEIAESTGISRGTVKSTASRALDALQKALKG, encoded by the coding sequence GTGGGAACGCCGAACGTCGAACAGACGGTCGAGCGCACCTTCGGCCACCTCCGCACCCTGGACGGCGCGGGCGGTCCGCAAACCCCCGAAGCCCCCCTGACCCTGGAAGACCTCTACCGCCAGCACCGCATGCGCCTGGTCCGCCTGGCCATCCTGCTGGTCGACGACCCGGCCACGGCCGAGGACGTGGTCCAGGAGGCCTTCACCGGCCTGCACCGCAACTGGTCTGGCCTGCGTGACGGCGCGGCCGCGGTCGGCTACCTCCGCACCGCGGTGGTCAACGGCAGCCGCTCGGTCCTGCGCCGCCGCAAGACCGCCCGCGAGTACCAGCCCCCACACCTGACCACCGCCCGCTCGGCCGAGTCCCTGGCCATGCTCACCGCGGAGCACCAAGCCGTGGTCAGCGCCCTCGGCCAGCTGCCCCCGAGGCAGCGCGAGGTGCTCGTGCTCCGGTACTACGGGGGCCTGTCCGAGCAGGAGATCGCGGAGTCGACGGGCATCTCGCGCGGCACGGTGAAGTCCACCGCCAGCCGGGCGCTGGACGCGCTGCAGAAGGCACTGAAGGGCTGA
- a CDS encoding YciI family protein: MAKFVVEWVFATNVEERLAVRPAHREWVSAQSKQGVILAAGPWHNDTGALLVFDVADREELAKVLAEDPYASADVIAETRVREWNVVNGSWTL; encoded by the coding sequence ATGGCGAAGTTCGTGGTCGAGTGGGTGTTCGCGACCAACGTCGAGGAGCGACTCGCGGTGCGGCCCGCGCACCGGGAGTGGGTCAGCGCCCAGTCCAAGCAGGGCGTCATCCTGGCCGCCGGGCCTTGGCACAACGACACCGGCGCGCTGCTGGTCTTCGACGTGGCCGACCGCGAGGAACTGGCCAAGGTGCTGGCCGAGGACCCCTACGCGAGCGCCGACGTCATCGCCGAGACCCGGGTCCGCGAGTGGAACGTGGTCAACGGTTCCTGGACCCTCTGA
- a CDS encoding aldo/keto reductase gives MARIGTSDLDVFPLCLGGNVFGWTADEQQSFTVLDAFTAAGGNFIDTADVYSAWGEGNSGGESETIIGRWLARRGRRDDVVIATKVGQLPSAKGLSAASIRKGAEDSLRRLGTDHIDLYYAHIDDTSVPLEETLGAFDALVREGKVRHLAASNYSTDRLAEALEISKRENLATYVALQPEYSLVERGGYEGKLAALVAIEGLSAVPYWGLAKGFLTGKYRPGVQVESARAQAAGAYLDERGLRVLAALDEVSAAHADAPLASVALAWLAAQPTVAAPIASARTVEQLAEILPAATLELTEDELGLLTKASAN, from the coding sequence GTGGCAAGAATCGGCACCAGTGACCTCGACGTCTTCCCGCTGTGCCTCGGCGGCAACGTGTTCGGCTGGACCGCGGACGAGCAGCAGTCGTTCACGGTGCTGGACGCCTTCACGGCGGCGGGCGGCAACTTCATCGACACCGCGGACGTGTACTCGGCCTGGGGTGAGGGCAACTCCGGCGGCGAGTCGGAGACGATCATCGGCCGGTGGCTGGCCCGGCGTGGGCGGCGCGACGATGTCGTGATCGCGACCAAGGTCGGCCAGCTGCCCTCGGCCAAGGGCCTGTCCGCGGCCAGCATCCGCAAGGGCGCCGAAGACTCGCTGCGGCGGCTGGGCACCGACCACATCGACCTGTACTACGCGCACATCGACGACACCTCGGTGCCGCTGGAGGAGACGCTCGGCGCCTTCGACGCCCTGGTCCGCGAGGGCAAGGTGCGCCACCTGGCGGCGTCGAACTACTCCACCGACCGCCTCGCCGAGGCGCTGGAGATCAGCAAGCGCGAGAACCTGGCCACCTACGTGGCGCTCCAGCCGGAGTACAGCCTGGTCGAGCGCGGTGGCTACGAGGGCAAGCTGGCCGCGCTGGTGGCGATCGAGGGCCTGTCCGCGGTGCCGTACTGGGGCCTGGCCAAGGGCTTCCTGACCGGCAAGTACCGCCCGGGGGTGCAGGTGGAGAGCGCCCGCGCCCAGGCGGCCGGTGCCTACCTGGACGAGCGGGGCCTGCGGGTGCTGGCGGCCCTGGACGAGGTCTCGGCCGCGCACGCCGACGCCCCGCTGGCCTCGGTGGCGCTGGCCTGGCTGGCCGCCCAGCCGACGGTGGCGGCACCGATCGCGAGCGCGCGCACGGTCGAGCAGCTGGCGGAGATCCTGCCGGCGGCCACCCTGGAGCTGACCGAGGACGAGCTGGGCCTGCTCACCAAGGCCAGCGCGAACTGA
- the fbaA gene encoding class II fructose-bisphosphate aldolase: MPIATPEVYAEMLDRAKTNEFAYPAINVTSSETLNAALRGFAEAESDGIIQVSTGGAEFLSGTKVKDMVTGATALAEFAHVVAAKYPVNIALHTDHCPKDKLDGFVRPLIAISEERVARGENPLFQSHMWDGSAVPLDENLVIASELLDRAAKAKIILELEVGVVGGEEDGVDNEINDKLYTTPEDYLKTVEALGAGERGRYLLAATFGNVHGVYKPGNVKLRPEILKQGQDVVSEKLGLPAGSKPFDLVFHGGSGSLLEEIHQAVSFGVIKMNIDTDTQYAFTRPIAAHMFANYDGVLKIDGEVGNKKVYDPRSYLKAAEQGMAARIAHACENLKSAGRMIAG, encoded by the coding sequence ATGCCGATCGCTACCCCCGAGGTCTACGCGGAGATGCTGGACCGGGCCAAGACGAACGAGTTCGCCTACCCGGCGATCAACGTGACCTCGTCGGAGACCCTGAACGCCGCGCTCCGGGGCTTCGCCGAGGCCGAGAGCGACGGGATCATCCAGGTCTCCACCGGCGGTGCGGAGTTCCTCTCCGGCACCAAGGTCAAGGACATGGTCACCGGCGCGACCGCGCTCGCGGAGTTCGCGCACGTGGTGGCCGCGAAGTACCCGGTGAACATCGCGCTGCACACCGACCACTGCCCCAAGGACAAGCTGGACGGCTTCGTCCGCCCGCTGATCGCGATCTCCGAGGAGCGCGTGGCCCGCGGCGAGAACCCGCTGTTCCAGTCGCACATGTGGGACGGCTCCGCCGTGCCGCTCGACGAGAACCTCGTCATCGCCTCCGAGCTGCTGGACCGCGCGGCCAAGGCCAAGATCATCCTTGAGCTGGAGGTCGGCGTCGTCGGCGGCGAGGAGGACGGGGTCGACAACGAGATCAACGACAAGCTCTACACCACGCCCGAGGACTACCTGAAGACCGTCGAGGCCCTCGGCGCGGGCGAGCGCGGCCGCTACCTGCTGGCCGCCACCTTCGGCAACGTGCACGGCGTGTACAAGCCGGGCAACGTGAAGCTGCGCCCGGAGATCCTCAAGCAGGGCCAGGACGTGGTGTCGGAGAAGCTGGGCCTGCCCGCGGGCTCCAAGCCGTTCGACCTGGTCTTCCACGGCGGCTCCGGCTCGCTGCTGGAGGAGATCCACCAGGCGGTGTCCTTCGGTGTGATCAAGATGAACATCGACACCGACACCCAGTACGCCTTCACCCGGCCGATCGCGGCGCACATGTTCGCCAACTACGACGGTGTGCTCAAGATCGACGGCGAGGTCGGCAACAAGAAGGTCTACGACCCGCGCAGCTACCTCAAGGCCGCTGAGCAGGGCATGGCCGCGCGCATCGCGCACGCGTGCGAGAACCTGAAGTCCGCCGGCCGCATGATCGCGGGCTGA
- a CDS encoding DUF3151 domain-containing protein: MTQFGNLLGGPPPALLPERPEPQSALDSGKDPSEVARQFPDFSAAWAALAERALAAGDPVTAYAYARTGYHRGLDQLRRAGWKGHGPVPWSHAPNQGFLRALAALAKAAGEIGETEEHERCSTFLADSDPAAVAATGLA; encoded by the coding sequence ATGACCCAGTTCGGCAACCTGCTGGGCGGTCCGCCGCCCGCGCTCCTGCCCGAGCGCCCGGAGCCGCAGTCCGCCCTGGACAGCGGCAAGGACCCGTCGGAGGTGGCGCGGCAGTTCCCGGACTTCAGCGCCGCGTGGGCCGCTCTCGCCGAGCGCGCCCTCGCGGCCGGGGACCCGGTCACCGCCTACGCCTACGCCCGCACCGGCTACCACCGCGGCCTCGACCAGCTCCGCCGCGCGGGCTGGAAGGGCCACGGCCCGGTGCCGTGGTCGCACGCGCCCAACCAGGGCTTCCTGCGGGCGCTGGCCGCGCTGGCCAAGGCCGCGGGCGAGATCGGGGAGACCGAGGAGCACGAGCGCTGCTCGACCTTCCTCGCCGACTCCGACCCGGCGGCCGTCGCGGCCACCGGCCTGGCGTGA
- a CDS encoding FUSC family protein, whose protein sequence is MHRVREELSRRLRRLQRTALPIVQCAIGAGIAWLIAAHLIGHARPFFAPIAAVICLGVSLGQRLRRVAELVVGVSVGIGVGDVLIVQIGSGTWQIMLVVALAMCAAVLLDSGTVIAMQAGSSAVLVATLLPPGDSGGLDRMVDALVGGLVGLAVAALLPANPITVAHRQAKVLLGGLASALRGAAEAVTSGEETKAAAVLSQARKASKAIEDFTSALATGTEIARIAPIRWRRRADLDNYLAAAVPLDHAMRNTRVLVRRAMAALRDEEPVPEALPRVLTKLAQAVEQLQAELAAGEEPLVARQLAKEAANEASGCLVTEGGFSVRVVVAQLRSIAVDLLQATGVSRDDAIAELPPL, encoded by the coding sequence GTGCACCGGGTACGCGAAGAGCTGAGCCGACGGCTCCGACGGTTGCAGCGCACCGCGTTGCCGATCGTGCAGTGCGCCATCGGCGCGGGCATCGCGTGGCTGATCGCCGCGCACCTCATCGGGCACGCCCGGCCGTTCTTCGCGCCGATCGCGGCCGTCATCTGCCTCGGCGTCTCCCTCGGCCAGCGCCTGCGCCGGGTGGCCGAGCTGGTGGTCGGCGTCAGCGTCGGCATCGGGGTCGGCGACGTGCTGATCGTGCAGATCGGGTCGGGGACCTGGCAGATCATGCTGGTGGTGGCCCTGGCCATGTGCGCGGCCGTGCTGCTCGACAGCGGCACGGTGATCGCCATGCAGGCCGGGTCCTCGGCGGTGCTGGTGGCCACGCTGCTGCCACCCGGCGACAGTGGCGGCCTGGACCGCATGGTGGACGCGCTCGTCGGCGGCCTGGTCGGGCTCGCGGTGGCCGCGCTGCTGCCCGCCAACCCGATCACCGTGGCGCACCGGCAGGCCAAGGTGCTGCTCGGCGGGCTGGCCTCGGCCCTGCGCGGGGCGGCCGAGGCGGTGACCTCGGGCGAGGAGACCAAGGCCGCGGCCGTGCTCAGCCAGGCACGCAAGGCCAGCAAGGCCATCGAGGACTTCACCTCGGCGCTGGCCACCGGCACCGAGATCGCCCGCATCGCGCCCATCCGCTGGCGCCGCCGGGCCGACCTGGACAACTACCTGGCCGCGGCCGTGCCGCTGGACCACGCCATGCGCAACACACGTGTGCTCGTGCGCCGGGCCATGGCCGCGCTGCGCGATGAGGAACCGGTGCCCGAGGCGCTGCCCCGGGTGCTCACCAAGCTCGCCCAGGCCGTCGAACAGCTCCAGGCCGAGCTCGCCGCCGGTGAGGAGCCCCTGGTGGCCCGCCAGCTGGCCAAGGAGGCCGCGAACGAGGCCAGCGGGTGTCTGGTCACCGAGGGCGGGTTCTCGGTGCGCGTGGTGGTCGCTCAGCTCCGTTCGATCGCCGTCGACCTGCTCCAGGCCACCGGCGTCAGCCGGGACGACGCGATCGCCGAGCTGCCGCCGCTCTAG
- a CDS encoding HNH endonuclease family protein, translating to MKSAHPARALLTTLLITAAAALGLAAPASAEPPGIPAAATARTWLNGLAVAAPGPMTGYSREKFPHWSTVSGACNTRETVLKRDGKNVQTNTSCAATSGSWYSPYDGATWTNASDVDIDHIVPLAAAWRSGAAAWDTAKRERFANDLKNSQLIAVTDNVNQSKGDQTPDAWKPPLTSYHCTYARMWIGAKHAWGLNVSQPEKTALGGMLDRC from the coding sequence ATGAAGAGCGCACACCCTGCCCGCGCCCTGCTAACCACCCTCCTGATCACCGCGGCCGCCGCCCTCGGGCTGGCCGCGCCCGCGAGCGCCGAACCACCGGGTATCCCGGCCGCGGCCACCGCCCGCACCTGGCTCAACGGCCTGGCGGTGGCCGCGCCCGGTCCGATGACCGGGTACTCGCGGGAGAAGTTCCCGCACTGGAGCACCGTGTCCGGGGCCTGCAACACCCGGGAGACAGTCCTCAAGCGGGACGGCAAGAACGTGCAGACCAACACCAGCTGCGCGGCGACCTCGGGGTCCTGGTACTCGCCCTACGACGGCGCGACCTGGACCAACGCCTCGGACGTGGACATCGACCACATCGTGCCGCTGGCCGCCGCGTGGCGCTCCGGTGCCGCCGCCTGGGACACGGCCAAGCGGGAGCGCTTCGCCAACGACCTGAAGAACTCGCAGCTCATCGCGGTGACCGACAACGTGAACCAGTCCAAGGGCGACCAGACCCCGGACGCCTGGAAGCCCCCGCTGACCAGCTACCACTGCACGTACGCCCGCATGTGGATCGGCGCCAAGCACGCCTGGGGCCTGAACGTGAGCCAGCCCGAGAAGACCGCCCTGGGCGGGATGCTCGACCGCTGTTGA
- a CDS encoding adenylosuccinate synthase has translation MPAIVLIGAQWGDEGKGKATDLLGERVNWVVRYQGGNNAGHTVVLPDGQDFALHLIPSGILTPGVTNVIGNGVVVDPGVLLEELQGLEQRDVDTSRLLISADAHLIMPYHVAIDRVTERYLGKAKIGTTGRGIGPAYQDKLARVGVRVQDLLDEKILRQKVEAALDFKNQVLVKVYNRRALDANQVVDSVLEHGAKFAHRIADTRLLLNQALERGETVLLEGSQGTLLDVDHGTYPFVTSSNPTSGGAAVGSGIGPNRITTVIGILKAYTTRVGSGPFPTELNDDMGERLRKTGGEFGVTTGRSRRTGWFDAVIARYASRVNGITDYFLTKLDVLSGLDTVPVCVGYEVDGQRVDEMPMTQTDVHHAKPVYEELPGWFEDISHCRTFEELPANARTYVEHLESISGARISAIGVGPGRDQTIVRHELTP, from the coding sequence ATGCCTGCCATCGTCCTGATCGGCGCCCAGTGGGGCGATGAAGGCAAGGGCAAGGCCACTGACCTGCTCGGTGAGCGCGTCAACTGGGTCGTGCGATACCAGGGTGGCAACAACGCGGGTCACACCGTGGTGCTGCCCGACGGCCAGGACTTCGCCCTGCACCTCATCCCCTCGGGCATCCTCACCCCCGGGGTCACCAATGTCATCGGCAACGGTGTTGTGGTTGACCCGGGCGTGCTGCTCGAAGAGCTCCAGGGGCTGGAGCAGCGCGACGTCGACACCTCGCGCCTGCTGATCTCCGCGGACGCGCACCTGATCATGCCGTACCACGTGGCCATCGACCGCGTGACCGAGCGCTACCTGGGCAAGGCCAAGATCGGCACCACCGGTCGCGGCATCGGCCCGGCCTACCAGGACAAGCTCGCCCGCGTCGGCGTGCGCGTGCAGGACCTGCTGGACGAGAAGATCCTCCGCCAGAAGGTGGAGGCCGCCCTGGACTTCAAGAACCAGGTGCTGGTCAAGGTCTACAACCGCCGCGCGCTGGACGCCAACCAGGTCGTGGACAGCGTGCTGGAGCACGGCGCCAAGTTCGCCCACCGCATCGCCGACACCCGCCTGCTGCTCAACCAGGCCCTGGAACGCGGCGAGACCGTGCTGCTGGAGGGCTCACAGGGCACCCTGCTCGACGTCGACCACGGCACCTACCCGTTCGTCACCTCGTCGAACCCGACCTCGGGCGGCGCGGCGGTCGGCTCCGGCATCGGGCCCAACCGCATCACCACGGTGATCGGCATCCTCAAGGCCTACACCACCCGGGTGGGCTCCGGTCCGTTCCCGACCGAGCTCAACGACGACATGGGTGAGCGCCTGCGCAAGACCGGCGGCGAGTTCGGCGTCACCACCGGCCGCTCCCGGCGCACCGGCTGGTTCGACGCGGTGATCGCGCGCTACGCCTCCCGCGTCAACGGCATCACCGACTACTTCCTCACCAAGCTGGACGTGCTCTCCGGCCTGGACACCGTGCCGGTGTGCGTGGGCTACGAGGTCGACGGCCAGCGCGTCGACGAGATGCCGATGACCCAGACCGACGTGCACCACGCCAAGCCGGTCTACGAGGAGCTGCCCGGCTGGTTCGAGGACATCAGCCACTGCCGCACCTTCGAGGAGCTGCCCGCCAACGCGCGTACCTACGTGGAGCACCTGGAGTCGATCTCCGGTGCCCGCATCTCGGCCATCGGCGTCGGCCCCGGCCGCGACCAGACGATCGTGCGGCACGAGCTGACCCCCTGA
- a CDS encoding glycerophosphodiester phosphodiesterase, with translation MSHRLRALRLAGATTVALAVLGTSALAATPATALEVNIDLAFGKKPEQQLLVVGHRGASGYRPEHTLASYELAARMGADYIEPDLVPTKDGVLVARHENEISGTTDVADHPEFKDRKATKVIDGFSLTGWFTEDFTLAELKTLRAKERIPDIRPSNTVYNGRFEVPTFQEVLDLRARLSRELRRDIGVYPETKHPTYFRAIKLPLEPPLVRALNKNGLNKRGAKVFVQSFEVTNLKDLSRELRVPLIQLLDSTGAPYDFIAKGDKRTYADLVTPNGLREIASYAKGIGPYKEMVIPRDAAGNLTTPTALVPEAHKAGLKVHPYTFRSENNFLPTAFKVPGPPTAHGNFFGEYNAYFKAGIDGLFSDNPDSAIEARKAYFK, from the coding sequence ATGTCTCATCGCTTACGGGCGCTCCGGCTCGCGGGGGCCACGACGGTGGCGCTCGCCGTGCTGGGTACCAGCGCCCTTGCCGCCACCCCCGCCACCGCCCTGGAGGTGAACATCGACCTCGCATTCGGCAAGAAGCCGGAGCAACAGCTGCTCGTCGTGGGCCACCGCGGTGCCTCGGGGTACCGCCCGGAGCACACCCTCGCCTCCTACGAGCTCGCCGCGCGGATGGGCGCGGACTACATCGAGCCGGACCTTGTGCCCACAAAGGACGGCGTGCTGGTCGCCCGGCACGAGAACGAGATCAGCGGCACCACCGACGTCGCCGACCACCCGGAGTTCAAGGACCGCAAGGCCACCAAGGTGATCGACGGGTTCAGCCTGACCGGCTGGTTCACCGAGGACTTCACCCTGGCCGAGCTGAAGACGCTGCGCGCCAAGGAGCGCATCCCGGACATCCGGCCCAGCAACACCGTCTACAACGGCCGGTTCGAGGTGCCGACCTTCCAGGAGGTGCTGGACCTGCGCGCGCGGCTGTCCCGCGAGCTGCGCCGCGACATCGGCGTGTACCCGGAGACCAAGCACCCCACGTACTTCCGCGCCATCAAGCTCCCGCTGGAGCCGCCGCTGGTGCGCGCGCTGAACAAGAACGGCCTGAACAAGCGCGGCGCCAAGGTGTTCGTGCAGAGCTTCGAGGTCACCAACCTCAAGGACCTCAGCCGCGAGCTGCGGGTCCCGCTCATCCAGCTGCTGGACTCCACCGGCGCGCCGTACGACTTCATCGCCAAGGGTGACAAGCGCACCTACGCCGACCTGGTCACGCCGAACGGCCTGCGCGAGATCGCCTCGTACGCCAAGGGCATCGGCCCGTACAAGGAGATGGTCATCCCGCGCGACGCGGCCGGGAACCTGACCACGCCGACCGCGCTGGTGCCGGAGGCGCACAAGGCAGGTCTGAAGGTGCACCCGTACACCTTCCGCAGCGAGAACAACTTCCTGCCCACCGCGTTCAAGGTGCCGGGCCCGCCCACCGCGCACGGCAACTTCTTCGGCGAGTACAACGCCTACTTCAAGGCCGGGATCGACGGACTGTTCAGCGACAACCCGGACTCCGCGATCGAGGCCCGCAAGGCGTACTTCAAGTAG
- a CDS encoding TRAP transporter permease, with translation MVDELVAQHDEERPARSLSPRWDLGIAVACFAIAVLVLRQVFFPFSAGSQYYLIIFLGLTLPLVFLVYRPGLRRRTGTGDPGASDWVLAALSLAVGLYPVVGGFNDFLDRQGSLSTVDILAGAVLLVLILEATRRTTGLVLPVVCLAFLAYAYYGGYLPPGWFIAHSGIDFSQIVNALYNDASGFYGTPLDVAATYIVLFTIYGAMLDASGAGKFFVDISFAAFRDSPTAPGRTTALSGFLLGTVSGSGTATAVSLGAVTWPILRRAGYPRENAGGLLAASGIGAILSPPTLGAAAFIIAEYLRVPYLEVLLWACLPTVLYYLGIVLAVEADARRFGAKAVHVDTPSAWRLLRTGGYHFASLAIIVVFLALGIPAFSAVVYATALAAVFALVARLRQGEGLRRWLADMFSALATGVRAALPVIAVCAAAGVITSTITKTGIGQELSAGLVATARFLAADPTLVLLLTVVFAAVAVSVLGLAVPVTASFIIAWVVLGPALAELGVSDPARAMFLFYYAVLSEVTPPTALASVAAAAITGGPVMRTMWQTWKYTLPAFLVPIAFVLTEQGGALLLQGSWTDVLWVFAVSALGVAALAVTTGGWLLGPAGWPERVLCALAALCLLYLRPWPILAGVVLLVAALLTHLLTRNRRPLGTPS, from the coding sequence GTGGTGGACGAACTGGTTGCTCAACACGACGAGGAACGACCGGCCCGCAGCCTCAGCCCGCGCTGGGACCTCGGGATCGCGGTGGCGTGCTTCGCCATCGCGGTGCTCGTGCTGCGCCAGGTGTTCTTCCCGTTCAGCGCGGGCAGCCAGTACTACCTGATCATCTTTCTCGGCCTGACCCTGCCACTGGTCTTCCTGGTCTACCGGCCTGGGCTGAGAAGACGCACCGGTACGGGGGATCCGGGTGCGTCCGACTGGGTGCTGGCCGCGCTGTCGCTGGCCGTCGGCCTGTACCCGGTGGTCGGCGGGTTCAACGACTTCCTCGACCGGCAGGGCTCACTGTCCACCGTGGACATCCTCGCGGGCGCGGTGCTGCTCGTGCTGATCCTGGAGGCCACCCGGCGCACCACCGGCCTCGTGCTGCCGGTCGTCTGCCTGGCCTTCCTGGCCTACGCCTACTACGGCGGCTACCTGCCGCCCGGCTGGTTCATCGCGCACTCCGGCATCGACTTCAGCCAGATCGTCAACGCCCTGTACAACGACGCCAGCGGCTTCTACGGCACCCCGCTGGACGTCGCGGCCACCTACATCGTGCTGTTCACCATCTACGGCGCGATGCTGGACGCCTCCGGCGCGGGCAAGTTCTTCGTCGACATCAGCTTCGCCGCCTTCCGCGACTCGCCCACCGCGCCCGGCCGCACCACCGCGCTGTCCGGCTTCCTGCTCGGCACCGTCTCCGGCTCGGGCACCGCGACCGCGGTCAGCCTGGGCGCGGTGACCTGGCCGATCCTGCGCCGCGCCGGGTACCCGAGGGAGAACGCCGGCGGGCTGCTCGCCGCCTCCGGCATCGGCGCGATCCTGTCGCCACCGACACTGGGCGCGGCCGCGTTCATCATCGCGGAGTACCTGCGGGTGCCCTACCTGGAAGTGCTGCTGTGGGCGTGCCTGCCCACGGTGCTCTACTACCTCGGCATCGTGCTCGCGGTCGAGGCCGACGCCCGCCGGTTCGGTGCGAAGGCCGTCCACGTGGACACTCCCAGCGCGTGGCGGCTGCTGCGCACCGGCGGCTACCACTTCGCCTCGCTGGCGATCATCGTGGTGTTCCTCGCGCTGGGCATCCCGGCCTTCTCCGCGGTCGTCTACGCCACCGCGCTGGCCGCGGTGTTCGCGCTGGTCGCCCGGCTGCGGCAGGGCGAGGGCCTCCGGCGCTGGCTGGCCGACATGTTCTCCGCCCTGGCCACCGGGGTGCGCGCGGCGCTGCCGGTGATCGCGGTGTGCGCGGCGGCCGGTGTGATCACCTCGACCATCACCAAGACCGGCATCGGGCAGGAGCTGTCCGCGGGCCTGGTCGCCACCGCCCGGTTCCTGGCGGCCGACCCCACGCTGGTGCTGCTGCTGACCGTGGTGTTCGCCGCGGTCGCGGTCAGCGTGCTCGGCCTCGCGGTACCGGTGACCGCCTCGTTCATCATCGCCTGGGTGGTGCTCGGCCCGGCTCTGGCCGAGCTGGGCGTCTCCGACCCGGCCCGCGCGATGTTCCTCTTCTACTACGCGGTGCTCTCCGAGGTGACCCCGCCGACCGCGCTGGCCTCCGTCGCGGCCGCCGCGATCACCGGGGGCCCGGTCATGCGCACCATGTGGCAGACCTGGAAGTACACGCTGCCCGCGTTCCTGGTGCCGATCGCGTTTGTGCTCACCGAGCAGGGCGGCGCGCTGCTGCTCCAGGGCTCGTGGACCGATGTGCTGTGGGTGTTCGCGGTCTCCGCGCTCGGTGTCGCCGCGCTCGCGGTGACCACCGGCGGCTGGCTGCTCGGCCCCGCGGGGTGGCCGGAGCGCGTGCTGTGCGCGCTGGCCGCGCTGTGCCTGCTGTACCTGCGGCCGTGGCCGATCCTCGCCGGGGTCGTGCTGCTGGTGGCCGCGCTCCTCACGCACCTGCTGACCCGGAACCGCCGACCACTGGGGACACCGTCATGA
- a CDS encoding TAXI family TRAP transporter solute-binding subunit, whose product MKLSRAIVAVTALALTVAGCGGKRVDTPPADQAATGACEASEGRITIATGNAGGVYYVLGGGLAQVISGNSKLKATAAETGASVQNIQQLVAGDYDVAFSLADTAADAVAGKDSFTGKPQKVKALSRVHPNYVHVVVRADSGITSVKDMRGKRISTGSPKSGTEVIANRLLTAAGLNPATDVQAQRLDLTKTVDGMKDGTIDGLVWVGGLPTAQITDLTTSLKDRARFVDVTPLLNDLKRVNPVYDKAVIPAATYKSPADVPTVVIPNVLLVREDFANGNACQITKLLYDKKDELARVHPAAKDIDVQKATIVDPIPVHPGALQALEGLR is encoded by the coding sequence ATGAAGCTCTCCCGAGCGATCGTCGCCGTCACCGCCCTCGCGTTAACCGTCGCCGGGTGCGGCGGCAAGCGCGTGGACACCCCGCCCGCCGACCAGGCCGCGACCGGCGCCTGCGAGGCGAGCGAGGGCCGGATCACCATCGCCACCGGCAACGCGGGCGGCGTGTACTACGTGCTGGGCGGTGGCCTGGCCCAGGTGATCAGCGGCAACAGCAAGCTCAAGGCCACCGCCGCGGAGACCGGCGCGTCCGTGCAGAACATCCAGCAGTTGGTGGCGGGCGATTACGACGTGGCCTTCTCGCTGGCCGACACCGCGGCCGACGCCGTCGCGGGCAAGGACTCCTTCACCGGCAAACCGCAGAAGGTCAAGGCGCTCAGCCGGGTGCACCCGAACTACGTGCACGTGGTGGTGCGCGCCGACTCCGGCATCACCTCGGTCAAGGACATGCGCGGCAAGCGGATCTCCACCGGCTCGCCGAAGTCCGGTACCGAGGTCATCGCCAACCGCCTGCTCACCGCCGCCGGGCTCAACCCGGCCACCGACGTGCAGGCCCAGCGCCTGGACCTGACCAAGACCGTGGACGGCATGAAGGACGGCACGATCGACGGCCTGGTGTGGGTCGGCGGCCTGCCCACCGCGCAGATCACCGACCTGACCACCTCGCTCAAGGACCGGGCCAGGTTCGTCGACGTCACGCCGCTGCTCAACGACCTCAAGCGCGTGAACCCCGTGTACGACAAGGCGGTCATCCCGGCGGCCACGTACAAGAGCCCGGCCGACGTGCCGACCGTGGTCATCCCGAACGTGCTGCTGGTGCGCGAGGACTTCGCCAACGGCAACGCCTGCCAGATCACCAAGCTGCTCTACGACAAGAAGGACGAGCTGGCCCGCGTGCACCCGGCGGCCAAGGACATCGACGTGCAGAAGGCGACGATCGTCGACCCGATCCCGGTGCACCCGGGCGCGCTCCAGGCGCTGGAGGGCCTCCGCTAG